A genomic window from Microbacterium sp. H1-D42 includes:
- a CDS encoding glycosyl transferase — protein sequence MRFVWAVVAFVLATVLIGAGIAQRTIFMGPSEQRMELSVDDPAPFVLVDAAVLDAHDGLQTLLVRGSGDIFVAYGRTSDMESWLSDAAYTHVTLTKAGDPKSTPVAAEQEPADGGETAGRNPAGSDLWLDSFSDKDSLVAEMQLTEGHSVLIARDGVEPAPDDILLTWPLDTRTPLAGPLMAAGALLLLVGLVLYFLAIRHQRRGRGPLRKGAGPLPETQPISLPEAEALADGVSAGERPAGGTGSSSGDDKAPGRAQRRAGTGRRLAIGLPALALTAVLATGCSAESWPQFDAATPTPTPTPTVVTPEDQKPPVVSEKQGQRIVSEIAETVAQADTDLDIDLAATRLTGAALAGRTTEYTLRSKIAEREGALTAPRDKVKILLPEATDSWPRTVLVLTVSEKDDTVPPVLLTMTQADPWADYKIAEMADMPASSEFPDVAPAWLGTTRVPADSPFLSLPPAELAAAFADYVDAGDKSEYAGRFDDMAQKLAETVRESRAAVTKGLADKGAAKTSKTAFDMVASADDPLSMATLDSGAVVAVSVLDTETVTPTSGDAMIRLGDNQEAQALTGVKESAKGFQTTYSIQLFFAVPAQGSNEQIRLLAYDQDLLSVKVIK from the coding sequence GTGCGTTTCGTATGGGCCGTCGTGGCCTTCGTGCTGGCCACGGTTCTCATCGGAGCCGGGATCGCCCAGCGCACCATCTTCATGGGCCCATCTGAGCAGCGGATGGAGCTGAGCGTCGACGACCCCGCGCCGTTCGTGCTCGTCGACGCCGCAGTGCTCGACGCACACGACGGGCTGCAGACGCTGCTCGTGCGAGGCAGCGGCGACATCTTCGTCGCGTACGGTCGCACCTCCGACATGGAATCGTGGCTCTCCGACGCCGCCTACACCCATGTCACGCTCACCAAGGCCGGCGACCCGAAGTCCACTCCGGTCGCTGCCGAGCAGGAACCTGCTGACGGCGGCGAGACCGCTGGGCGCAACCCCGCCGGATCCGACCTGTGGCTGGACTCGTTCAGCGACAAGGACTCGCTCGTCGCCGAGATGCAGCTCACCGAGGGACACAGTGTGCTCATCGCGCGCGACGGCGTCGAGCCGGCGCCTGACGACATCCTGCTCACCTGGCCGCTCGACACCCGCACGCCCCTGGCCGGCCCCCTGATGGCGGCAGGTGCCCTGCTGCTGCTCGTCGGCCTCGTGCTGTACTTCTTGGCGATCCGCCACCAGAGACGCGGTCGTGGGCCGCTGCGCAAGGGCGCAGGCCCGCTGCCGGAGACCCAGCCGATCAGCCTTCCTGAAGCGGAGGCGCTCGCAGACGGCGTCAGTGCCGGCGAGCGTCCAGCCGGAGGCACGGGCTCCAGCTCCGGCGACGACAAAGCACCAGGGCGCGCACAGCGCCGCGCCGGAACCGGTCGCCGCCTGGCGATCGGGCTGCCTGCCCTTGCGCTGACGGCTGTGCTCGCCACCGGATGCTCTGCCGAGTCCTGGCCGCAGTTCGACGCTGCAACGCCCACGCCGACCCCCACTCCGACGGTGGTCACGCCCGAGGATCAGAAGCCGCCGGTGGTGAGCGAGAAGCAGGGACAGCGCATCGTCTCCGAGATCGCCGAGACGGTCGCACAGGCCGACACCGACCTCGACATCGACCTTGCCGCGACGCGCCTGACCGGTGCAGCCCTTGCCGGCAGGACCACCGAGTACACGCTGCGCAGCAAGATCGCCGAGCGCGAGGGCGCGCTGACCGCCCCCCGCGACAAGGTGAAGATCCTGCTGCCGGAGGCGACGGACAGCTGGCCGCGCACCGTGCTGGTCCTCACCGTGTCTGAGAAGGACGACACCGTCCCTCCCGTGCTGCTGACGATGACGCAGGCCGACCCGTGGGCGGACTACAAGATCGCTGAGATGGCGGATATGCCGGCATCCTCGGAGTTCCCTGATGTGGCCCCGGCCTGGCTCGGCACCACTCGAGTGCCTGCCGACTCGCCGTTCCTTTCGCTGCCGCCTGCCGAGCTTGCCGCGGCGTTCGCCGACTACGTCGACGCCGGCGACAAGAGCGAGTACGCCGGCCGTTTCGACGACATGGCGCAGAAGCTGGCCGAGACCGTGCGAGAGAGCCGTGCTGCCGTCACCAAGGGGCTTGCCGACAAGGGGGCTGCGAAGACCTCGAAGACGGCGTTCGACATGGTCGCCTCCGCAGATGACCCACTGTCGATGGCGACGCTCGACAGCGGTGCCGTGGTGGCCGTCAGCGTGCTGGACACCGAGACGGTGACTCCGACCAGTGGCGATGCGATGATCCGCCTCGGCGACAATCAAGAGGCACAGGCGCTCACCGGTGTGAAGGAGTCCGCCAAGGGCTTCCAGACGACATACTCGATTCAGCTGTTCTTCGCCGTGCCGGCGCAGGGCTCGAATGAGCAGATCCGTCTGCTCGCCTATGACCAGGACCTCCTCAGCGTGAAGGTGATCAAGTGA
- a CDS encoding alpha-1,4-glucan--maltose-1-phosphate maltosyltransferase: MPLFDPTPHVPHGHPAKAFVGEVVPFDVVAFREGHDRIGVHLRLVDPAGDETLHRLTPLADGTDRWRASIAIELKGDWRYRFESFADDFATWAHDAAVKAVAGVDIAVMSALGARLLTTAAKEKDRSAAEKRMLKAAAARLAHPAPDVLHAVAADEDVAAAFAARPHTSLGSQTAWQTLRVERTLAGVGAWYEFFPRSEGAVRRKDGSVKSGTFRTAMKRLPGVAGMGFDVIYLVPIHPIGTTNRKGRNNTLTTEPGDPGSPYAIGSADGGHDGIHPELGTEKDFRAFVRAAGKEGLEVALDLALQASPDHPWVAAHPEWFTTLPDGTIAYAENPPKKYQDIYPLNFDNDPVGIYAEMRRVVMHWVAQGVKIFRVDNPHTKPLAFWEWLIAEVRDEDPDVIFLAEAFTRPAVMRALAAIGFQQSYSYFTWRNTKAELEEFLTSVSHETSDYMRPNLFVNTHDILTEYLQFGGRAAYRIRACIAATAAPIWGVYAGYELIENVARPGSEENIDNEKYEYKFRDWAGSEERGESLAPLLRRLNAIRDAHPALRQLRNLSVHWSDDDAVLVYSKHLDGAFTATGESDTLIIVANVDPHSVRETTVHLDTRIWGVEPGDDYEVEDLLSGAIWTWNDHNYVRLDAFAEPVHILRVKERS, from the coding sequence ATGCCCCTCTTCGACCCGACACCGCATGTGCCGCACGGGCACCCCGCCAAGGCGTTCGTCGGCGAGGTCGTGCCTTTCGACGTCGTCGCATTCCGCGAAGGGCATGACCGCATCGGAGTGCATCTGCGCCTGGTCGATCCGGCCGGCGACGAGACACTGCACCGGCTGACTCCGCTGGCCGACGGCACCGACAGATGGCGCGCGTCGATCGCGATCGAGCTGAAGGGCGACTGGCGCTACCGGTTCGAGTCGTTCGCCGACGACTTCGCGACCTGGGCGCACGATGCCGCCGTCAAGGCGGTCGCCGGTGTCGACATCGCGGTGATGAGCGCACTCGGTGCGCGTCTGCTTACGACCGCTGCGAAGGAGAAGGACCGGTCGGCGGCTGAGAAGCGGATGCTGAAGGCTGCGGCCGCGCGACTCGCGCATCCCGCACCCGACGTTCTGCACGCCGTCGCGGCAGACGAGGACGTCGCGGCGGCATTCGCCGCACGCCCGCACACATCACTCGGCTCGCAGACCGCATGGCAGACACTGCGGGTCGAGCGCACCCTCGCCGGAGTGGGCGCCTGGTACGAGTTCTTCCCCCGCTCCGAGGGCGCCGTGCGCCGCAAGGACGGCAGCGTCAAGAGCGGCACCTTCCGCACGGCGATGAAGCGCCTGCCCGGTGTCGCCGGCATGGGCTTCGACGTCATCTACCTCGTGCCGATCCACCCGATCGGCACCACCAACCGCAAGGGCCGCAACAACACCCTCACCACCGAACCAGGTGATCCCGGCTCTCCGTATGCGATCGGCTCCGCAGACGGCGGTCACGACGGCATCCATCCCGAACTCGGCACAGAGAAGGACTTCCGTGCCTTCGTCCGCGCCGCAGGCAAGGAGGGACTCGAGGTAGCGCTCGATCTCGCGCTCCAGGCCTCCCCCGACCATCCCTGGGTCGCCGCGCATCCGGAGTGGTTCACGACCCTGCCGGACGGAACGATCGCGTACGCCGAGAACCCGCCGAAGAAGTACCAGGACATCTATCCGCTGAACTTCGACAACGACCCAGTCGGCATCTACGCCGAGATGCGGCGCGTGGTGATGCACTGGGTCGCTCAGGGGGTGAAGATCTTCCGCGTCGACAATCCGCACACCAAGCCACTGGCCTTCTGGGAGTGGCTGATCGCCGAGGTGCGGGACGAGGATCCCGACGTCATCTTCCTCGCCGAGGCGTTCACCCGCCCTGCGGTGATGCGCGCGCTCGCCGCGATCGGCTTCCAGCAGAGCTACTCGTACTTCACCTGGCGCAACACCAAGGCCGAACTCGAGGAGTTCCTGACCTCGGTCTCGCACGAGACCAGCGATTACATGCGCCCCAACCTGTTCGTGAACACGCACGACATCCTCACCGAGTATCTGCAGTTCGGCGGCCGCGCCGCGTACCGCATCCGGGCCTGCATCGCCGCGACCGCCGCCCCGATCTGGGGAGTGTACGCGGGGTACGAACTCATCGAGAACGTCGCGCGGCCGGGGTCCGAAGAGAACATCGACAACGAGAAGTACGAGTACAAGTTCCGCGACTGGGCCGGCAGCGAGGAGCGCGGCGAGTCCCTTGCTCCCCTGCTGCGGCGCCTCAACGCGATCCGCGACGCGCACCCGGCACTGCGACAGCTGAGGAACCTCTCCGTGCACTGGAGCGACGATGACGCCGTGCTCGTCTACTCCAAGCACCTGGACGGCGCCTTCACCGCCACCGGCGAATCCGACACGCTCATCATCGTCGCCAACGTCGACCCGCACTCCGTCCGGGAGACGACAGTGCACCTGGACACCCGCATCTGGGGTGTCGAACCCGGTGACGACTACGAGGTCGAGGATCTGCTCAGCGGAGCGATCTGGACCTGGAACGACCACAACTATGTGCGACTCGACGCGTTCGCCGAGCCGGTGCACATCCTGAGGGTGAAGGAGCGATCATGA
- a CDS encoding AI-2E family transporter produces the protein MKIHNPFRTALVATLGVGLGILMLTSIQTLSTIILYIGTALFLSLGLDPLVTWLERRGLPRWLAVLLTILAVLSVFAAVVLIVLPVLIQQISELVEQVTPLVQNGEETTDAFKLWLTETFPNLAVDDVFAYIKDWLEQEDWQRTVASWTESIGQGVLVLGGAVLAGLFGAFIVLVLTIYLTASTPSLKRSVYQLVPASKRERFIEIADQITDSVGHYVMGQVSLGVINGILSAIYLSIINAPFTAVLAVIAFFFSLIPLVGTLTGSTIIVLACLLPGLGSPATALAAAIYYLIYMQVEAYFIAPRIMSRAVAVPGAVVVIAALSGGALLGLLGALIAIPVAASILIIYRQVAIPRMEKR, from the coding sequence ATGAAGATCCACAATCCGTTCCGCACCGCGCTGGTGGCGACGCTGGGCGTCGGCCTGGGCATTCTGATGCTCACGAGCATCCAGACGCTTTCCACGATCATCCTCTACATCGGCACAGCACTGTTCCTCAGCCTCGGCCTTGATCCGCTGGTGACGTGGCTGGAGCGCCGCGGGCTGCCCCGCTGGCTGGCAGTGCTGCTGACGATCCTGGCCGTGCTGAGCGTCTTCGCCGCCGTGGTGCTGATCGTGCTCCCGGTATTGATCCAGCAGATCTCCGAACTCGTCGAGCAGGTCACCCCGCTCGTGCAGAACGGCGAGGAGACGACCGACGCGTTCAAGCTGTGGCTGACCGAGACCTTCCCGAACCTCGCCGTCGATGACGTCTTCGCCTACATCAAGGACTGGTTGGAGCAGGAGGACTGGCAGCGAACCGTCGCCAGTTGGACGGAGTCGATCGGCCAGGGCGTGCTCGTCCTCGGCGGGGCGGTGCTGGCGGGGCTGTTCGGTGCGTTCATCGTGCTGGTGCTCACCATCTACCTGACCGCCTCCACGCCGTCCCTGAAGCGATCGGTGTATCAGCTGGTGCCGGCTTCGAAGCGCGAGCGCTTCATCGAGATCGCCGACCAGATCACCGACTCGGTCGGCCACTACGTGATGGGGCAGGTCTCGCTTGGTGTCATCAATGGCATCCTCAGCGCGATCTACCTCTCTATCATCAATGCGCCATTCACCGCCGTGCTCGCCGTGATCGCGTTCTTCTTCTCGCTCATCCCGCTGGTGGGAACCCTGACCGGATCGACGATCATCGTGCTGGCCTGTCTGCTGCCCGGCCTCGGCTCCCCCGCGACCGCACTCGCAGCGGCGATCTACTACCTGATCTACATGCAGGTGGAGGCGTACTTCATCGCGCCCCGCATCATGAGCCGCGCGGTCGCCGTTCCCGGGGCCGTCGTCGTGATCGCTGCGCTCTCTGGCGGCGCGCTGCTCGGGCTGCTCGGTGCGCTCATCGCGATCCCGGTGGCTGCGAGCATCCTGATCATCTACCGCCAGGTCGCGATCCCGCGCATGGAGAAACGCTAG
- the glgB gene encoding 1,4-alpha-glucan branching protein GlgB translates to MSYTEDVSVSEQWRKAARGSHHDPHMLLGAHPTTDAVGRTTTVIRTRRPLAESVSAVFADGDRLTLAHVAHGIWEGTHAGPPVPYQLATVYAGQNEALAGDPYRHPPAIGDLDLHLIGEGRHERLWDVLGAHPRVFDGDTGVEFAVWAPNAQAVRVCGDWNDWNGEGHAMRSMGVSGVWELFIPDVSVGSRYKYEILTAEGRWQLKADPMAQQAEEPPATASVVALSAYQWGDHAWLTRRAATHAVAHPMSVYEVHLGSWRGGLGYRDAAAPLIEHVKTTGFTHVEFMPLAEHPFGGSWGYQVTGYYAATSRYGSPDDLRYLIDQLHQAGIGVIMDWVPGHFPKDEFALARFDGRALYEHADPRRGEHQDWGTLIFDYGRSEVRNFLVANALFWLSEFHVDGLRVDAVASMLYLDYSRSDGEWEPNVHGGRENLEAIRFLQEVNATAYRAHKGIVMIAEESTAFPGVTAPTDHAGLGFGFKWNMGWMNDSLVYMHRDPMHRSHHEGEITFSFVYAFGENYMLPISHDEVVHGKGSLLSRMPGDHAHKLANVRAYLGYMWGHPGKKLLFMGQEFGQIGEWSVDRELDWWLLDQPSHAQLQRFVGAMNTVYRAQAPLWERDSDSTSFSRLGAPTWDPSVVAFERRDAHGGRLAVVTNFAGVTRTGYRLALPVEGAWQEVLNTDAAEYGGSAAGNLGMISAHKDADDSPAIATVTLPALSTLWFRYQPDPHLPTPSQW, encoded by the coding sequence ATGAGCTATACCGAGGATGTCTCCGTTTCCGAGCAGTGGCGGAAGGCCGCACGCGGTAGCCACCACGATCCCCACATGCTGCTGGGGGCGCATCCCACCACGGATGCCGTCGGCCGAACCACCACCGTCATCCGCACGCGACGCCCCCTCGCCGAATCAGTGAGCGCCGTCTTCGCGGACGGCGACAGACTGACGCTCGCGCACGTCGCGCACGGAATCTGGGAGGGCACGCACGCGGGCCCGCCAGTGCCCTACCAGCTCGCGACCGTCTACGCGGGGCAGAACGAGGCCCTCGCCGGCGACCCCTACCGCCACCCACCCGCGATCGGCGACCTCGACCTGCACCTGATCGGCGAAGGGCGACACGAGCGACTGTGGGACGTGCTGGGCGCACACCCAAGGGTGTTCGACGGCGACACCGGCGTCGAATTCGCCGTCTGGGCGCCGAACGCGCAGGCCGTGCGCGTGTGCGGCGACTGGAACGACTGGAACGGCGAGGGCCACGCCATGCGCTCCATGGGCGTGAGCGGCGTCTGGGAGCTCTTCATCCCCGACGTCAGCGTCGGCAGCCGGTACAAGTACGAGATCCTCACCGCTGAGGGTCGGTGGCAGCTCAAGGCCGACCCGATGGCGCAGCAGGCCGAGGAGCCCCCGGCGACAGCATCCGTCGTCGCGCTCAGCGCCTACCAGTGGGGCGACCACGCCTGGCTCACGCGCCGGGCGGCCACGCATGCCGTGGCGCACCCGATGTCGGTGTACGAGGTGCACCTCGGCTCGTGGCGCGGGGGGCTCGGATACCGCGACGCCGCTGCACCGCTCATCGAGCACGTCAAGACCACCGGATTCACCCATGTCGAGTTCATGCCGCTCGCTGAGCACCCGTTCGGCGGCTCGTGGGGCTACCAGGTCACCGGATACTATGCGGCGACGAGCCGCTACGGCTCACCAGACGACCTGCGCTACCTGATCGACCAGCTGCACCAGGCAGGCATCGGCGTGATCATGGACTGGGTGCCTGGCCACTTTCCCAAGGACGAGTTCGCGCTCGCGCGCTTCGACGGGCGCGCGCTGTACGAGCACGCCGACCCCCGCCGCGGCGAGCACCAGGACTGGGGCACGCTGATCTTCGACTACGGCCGCAGCGAGGTGCGCAACTTCCTCGTCGCGAACGCCCTGTTCTGGCTGAGCGAGTTCCACGTCGACGGACTGCGCGTCGACGCCGTCGCCTCGATGCTGTACCTCGACTACTCGCGCAGCGACGGCGAGTGGGAGCCGAACGTGCATGGCGGCCGCGAGAACCTCGAGGCGATCCGCTTCCTGCAGGAGGTCAACGCGACCGCATACCGGGCGCACAAGGGCATCGTGATGATCGCCGAGGAATCGACCGCCTTCCCCGGCGTCACCGCGCCCACCGACCACGCCGGGCTCGGATTCGGCTTCAAGTGGAACATGGGGTGGATGAACGACTCGCTCGTGTACATGCACCGCGACCCCATGCACCGCTCACACCACGAGGGCGAGATAACCTTCTCGTTCGTGTACGCGTTCGGCGAGAACTACATGCTGCCGATCAGTCATGATGAGGTCGTGCACGGCAAAGGCAGTCTGCTATCACGGATGCCGGGCGACCATGCCCACAAGCTGGCGAACGTCCGCGCCTACCTCGGCTACATGTGGGGTCACCCCGGCAAGAAGCTGCTGTTCATGGGCCAGGAGTTCGGTCAGATCGGCGAATGGTCCGTCGACCGCGAACTGGACTGGTGGTTGCTCGATCAGCCCTCGCACGCCCAGCTGCAGCGTTTCGTCGGCGCCATGAACACGGTGTACCGCGCGCAGGCGCCGCTGTGGGAGCGTGACAGCGACAGCACGTCGTTCTCGCGGCTGGGAGCACCCACCTGGGACCCGAGCGTCGTCGCGTTCGAGCGCAGAGACGCACACGGCGGTCGCCTTGCCGTCGTGACGAACTTCGCGGGCGTCACCCGCACCGGTTACCGACTGGCACTCCCTGTCGAAGGGGCATGGCAGGAAGTGCTGAACACGGATGCCGCTGAGTACGGCGGCAGCGCCGCCGGCAACCTCGGCATGATCTCAGCGCACAAGGACGCTGACGACTCGCCGGCGATCGCGACCGTCACGCTGCCTGCGCTGTCGACGCTGTGGTTCCGCTACCAGCCGGATCCGCACCTGCCGACACCCAGCCAGTGGTGA
- a CDS encoding DivIVA domain-containing protein: MMETDLDALTVDDETPPAFALTTGRQRGYHRAAVDHFLESARAAFEDDRDGFGAEDVRSASFPLVKHGYVISDVDAALARVEDAFASRARERSVREMGVDAWVAGAREEAQRVLDHLSRPHKHRFARTGVLTFGYRIDEVDHVTDRISAFLREGDALTVEQVRGAAFRMQRGGYREEQVDALLDATVEVMLAVR; this comes from the coding sequence ATGATGGAAACCGACCTCGATGCACTCACCGTCGACGACGAGACACCGCCCGCGTTCGCATTGACCACGGGGCGTCAGCGCGGCTATCACCGGGCAGCGGTCGACCACTTCCTCGAGTCGGCGCGCGCTGCTTTCGAAGACGACCGCGACGGCTTCGGTGCCGAAGATGTGCGCTCTGCGTCGTTCCCTCTGGTCAAGCACGGGTACGTCATCTCCGACGTCGATGCGGCACTCGCCCGCGTCGAAGACGCGTTCGCGTCCCGCGCAAGGGAGCGATCGGTGCGGGAGATGGGCGTCGACGCCTGGGTCGCCGGCGCCAGGGAAGAGGCTCAGCGGGTGCTCGATCACCTCAGCCGGCCCCACAAGCACCGCTTCGCGCGCACGGGAGTCCTGACCTTCGGCTATCGGATCGATGAAGTCGACCACGTCACGGATCGCATCTCGGCGTTCCTCCGCGAGGGCGATGCCCTCACGGTCGAGCAGGTGCGCGGGGCGGCGTTCCGCATGCAGCGGGGCGGGTACCGGGAGGAGCAGGTCGATGCTCTGCTGGATGCCACCGTTGAGGTGATGCTCGCTGTTCGCTGA
- a CDS encoding transglycosylase SLT domain-containing protein → MKKPPARRRASALLAGLAVVGFSAAMIAPTGMAVADPTAKDATQTAFSLAADDTQSITVSVEGAQIEPVVRSGFEVYVKPKPKPKPKPAVASSDSGGSGGGSVAPPRYSGGGSKEEWMAGAGIAASDYGYVDYIVSRESGWNPNATNSSSGACGLVQALPCSKVPGNGYNPVDNLRWGNGYAVGRYGSWANAYNFWTRNHWW, encoded by the coding sequence GTGAAGAAGCCCCCGGCACGCCGACGTGCCAGCGCTCTGCTGGCCGGACTCGCCGTCGTCGGGTTCTCTGCTGCGATGATCGCGCCGACCGGCATGGCTGTCGCCGATCCCACCGCGAAGGATGCCACTCAGACGGCGTTCTCGCTGGCGGCCGACGACACGCAGAGCATCACTGTCAGCGTCGAAGGCGCGCAGATCGAGCCGGTCGTGCGCAGCGGCTTCGAGGTCTATGTGAAGCCCAAGCCGAAGCCCAAGCCGAAGCCAGCAGTGGCTTCCTCGGATTCCGGCGGCAGCGGCGGCGGCAGTGTCGCCCCTCCTCGCTACTCCGGTGGCGGGTCGAAGGAAGAATGGATGGCGGGAGCCGGGATCGCCGCGAGCGACTACGGCTACGTCGACTACATCGTCTCCCGCGAGAGCGGCTGGAACCCGAACGCGACCAACAGCTCGTCTGGTGCGTGCGGACTCGTGCAGGCGTTGCCATGCAGCAAGGTGCCCGGCAACGGATACAACCCGGTCGACAACCTGCGCTGGGGCAACGGCTACGCCGTGGGTCGCTACGGCAGCTGGGCGAACGCGTACAACTTCTGGACCCGCAACCACTGGTGGTAA
- a CDS encoding tetratricopeptide repeat protein, with protein sequence MTEISAAALRGAVDLSSLRGRAQAPASDPAAAVTASANGGVVVDVTDASFGEILELSRSVPVVVDLWAEWCGPCKQLSPIIEKVTREQNGRVVLAKVDVDANPQIAQAFRAQSIPMVVALIGGQPVPMFTGAVPEEQVREVFAKLLEVAAQNGVTGSVPTGDASDAADAAEEPQEPPLPPLHAEAFDAIEAGDYARAVVAYEKALAENPRDEDAKAGLGQVRLLDRVQGLDLQQVRAAAAAAPQDVDVQFQVADLDVAGGHIDDAFGRLLDLFAASDDDQRARVRERLVELFDLVGSADPRVASARTRLASLLF encoded by the coding sequence GTGACCGAGATCTCTGCCGCGGCGCTTCGCGGTGCCGTCGACCTCTCCTCTCTGCGCGGGCGGGCCCAGGCGCCGGCATCCGACCCTGCCGCGGCAGTGACCGCTTCGGCGAATGGCGGCGTCGTCGTCGACGTGACCGACGCCTCGTTCGGCGAGATCCTCGAACTGTCCCGCAGTGTGCCGGTGGTCGTCGATCTGTGGGCCGAATGGTGCGGCCCGTGCAAGCAGCTGAGCCCGATCATCGAGAAGGTGACGCGGGAGCAGAACGGTCGCGTCGTCCTCGCGAAGGTCGATGTGGACGCCAATCCGCAGATCGCCCAGGCATTCCGCGCCCAGTCGATTCCGATGGTCGTCGCGCTCATCGGCGGCCAGCCGGTGCCGATGTTCACCGGAGCCGTGCCCGAAGAGCAGGTCCGCGAGGTCTTCGCGAAGCTGCTCGAGGTGGCCGCGCAGAACGGCGTCACCGGCAGCGTGCCGACAGGCGACGCGTCGGATGCTGCTGACGCGGCTGAAGAGCCGCAGGAGCCACCGCTGCCGCCGCTGCACGCGGAGGCTTTCGACGCCATCGAGGCCGGCGACTACGCACGCGCGGTCGTCGCCTACGAGAAGGCGCTGGCGGAGAACCCCCGCGATGAGGATGCCAAGGCCGGGCTCGGTCAGGTGCGACTGCTCGACCGCGTGCAGGGCCTTGATCTGCAGCAGGTGCGTGCCGCGGCAGCAGCTGCCCCGCAGGACGTCGACGTGCAGTTCCAGGTCGCCGACCTCGACGTCGCCGGTGGTCACATCGATGACGCGTTCGGGCGCCTGCTCGATCTGTTCGCAGCATCCGACGACGACCAGCGTGCGCGCGTGCGCGAGCGTCTGGTGGAGCTGTTCGACCTCGTCGGGTCAGCGGACCCGCGCGTGGCATCCGCGCGGACCCGCCTGGCCTCGCTGCTGTTCTAG